A single Epinephelus lanceolatus isolate andai-2023 chromosome 22, ASM4190304v1, whole genome shotgun sequence DNA region contains:
- the LOC117246317 gene encoding uncharacterized protein LOC117246317, with translation MISGNPEHKMSWTMTPPKTWCLLPLAVLLFLSIFLTVAEVVKSVSDCDQFFLEETPPQVPGILEGGRILNQNRYKPICQTFENERRFVTLYDIKNKIPVFSAYKYRGGVGNRPSNDWKIEPQLEEEGEDENMMLVDKNKTYIHQAGNIDYRRNGVFDRGHLFPSSHAFNRSDKKSTFTLTNIVPQAARFNQGSWNKMEMCIKCVMDKYCRNSNNITEGFVVTGAQPSNNIILKNRINIPSMLWSAFCCYSSNMHTWLASAHWGDNVTPKNKYLETETLEELHQELRTADSEFKVFPGTQCPLNTTVTEFYPGIKDCQCPHSTSPTTASPNSTSGTPNSTSAILTSSGNLTSISATLTLTSDPPTLTYVSLSSTSAPPTSTSVPPTSTYVSLSSTSVPPTSTFVPLTSTSVPPTSTSVPPTSTSDPPTSTSVSPTTSDPPTSTSAPPTSTSVLPTSTSAPHTSTSVLPTSTSAPPTSTFVPPTSTSVPPTSTSAPPTSTFVPPLSTSAPPTSTFVPPLSTSAPPTSTSAPPTSTSGPITPTAGTPTLTSGRH, from the exons ATGATTTCTGGGAATCCTGAGCATAAGATG TCCTGGACGATGACGCCACCGAAGACATGGTGTCTCCTGCCCCTCgctgtcctcctcttcctgtccaTCTTTCTCACAGTGGCTGAAGTGGTAAAGTCCGTGTCGGACTGCGACCAGTTTTTCCTTGAGGAAACTCCACCACAGGTCCCAGGCATCTTGGAGGGCGGAAGAATCCTGAACCAGAACCGATACAAACCCATTTGCCAGACTTTTGAGAACGAGAGAAGGTTTGTGACGCTCTACGACATCAAGAACAAGATCCCAGTGTTTTCTGCTTACAAGTACAGAGGGGGAGTGGGAAACAGACCCTCGAATGACTGGAAGATAGAGCCTCAG CTtgaggaggaaggagaagacGAGAACATGATGCTTGTGGACAAAAATAAGACCTACATCCACCAGGCTGGGAACATTGATTACAGACGCAATGGTGTGTTTGACAGGGGCCATTTATTTCCAAGCTCCCATGCGTTCAACAGATCTGACAAAAAGTCTACCTTCACCCTGACAAACATCGTTCCACAAGCCGCCAGATTCAACCAGGGAAGCTGGAACAAAATGGAGATGTGCATCAAATGTGTGATGGACAAATACTGCAGAAACAGCAATAATATTACTGAAGGCTTTGTAGTAACTGGAGCGCAACCCAGCAACAACATCATCCTCAAAAACAGGATTAATATCCCCTCCATGCTCTGGTCAGCATTCTGCTGCTACAGCTCCAACATGCACACGTGGTTAGCAAGTGCACACTGGGGCGACAATGTTACgcctaaaaacaaatatttggaGACCGAAACTCTGGAAGAACTCCATCAAGAACTGAGGACAGCGGACTCTGAATTTAAAGTGTTTCCTGGGACACAGTGTCCTCTCAACACAACTGTCACTGAGTTTTACCCAGGAATCAAGGACTGCCAATGCCCACACTCCACTTCACCCACCACTGCATCTCCCAACTCAACATCTGGCACTCCCAATTCAACATCTGCCATTCTCACATCATCTGGCAATCTCACTTCAATATCTGCCACTCTCACATTAACATCTGACCCTCCTACATTAACATATGTCTCTCTTTCATCTACATCTGCCCCTCCTACATCAACATCTGTCCCTCCCACATCAACATATGTCTCTCTTTCATCAACATCTGTCCCTCCTACATCAACATTTGTCCCTCTTACATCAACATCTGTCCCTCCCACATCAACATCTGTCCCTCCCACATCAACATCTGACCCTCCCACATCTACATCTGTATCTCCTACAACATCTGACCCTCCTACATCTACATCTGCCCCTCCTACGTCAACATCTGTCCTTCCTACATCTACATCTGCCCCTCATACGTCAACATCTGTCCTTCCTACATCAACATCTGCCCCTCCTACATCAACATTTGTCCCTCCTACATCAACATCTGTCCCTCCTACATCAACATCTGCCCCTCCTACATCAACATTTGTCCCTCCTTTATCAACATCTGCCCCTCCTACATCAACATTTGTCCCTCCTTTATCAACATCTGCCCCTCCTACATCAACATCTGCCCCTCCTACATCAACATCTGGCCCAATTACACCTACAGCTGGCACTCCCACTTTAACATCTGGCCGACATTGA
- the tec gene encoding tyrosine-protein kinase Tec isoform X2, producing the protein MSAELLLEETLIKRSQQKKRTSPLNYKERLFVLTKSQLTYYDGKAEKRFRRGSIELSRIRCAEIVKNGGGIIPCQNKYPFQVVYDTSTLYIFAPSHDSRSLWVQSLKEEIKDNAVIVTKFHPQFWQEGAWLCCRQAEKQALGCEEYNLFGDISRKPLPPIPGEEHNNERRRPPPPLPPGDDDDDDEDEEEVVVALYDFPGTEPHDLSLIKGDEYVILEKCDVNWYKARNKYGEEGYIPSNYVTEKKSGNLVQFVWYSKQVNRNKAEELLRKEDKEGAFIVRDSSTAGTYTVSLYAKSATGDGGPVIKHYHIKETQGSPPQFYLAEKHLFGSIPDLIEYHKHNAAGLVARLRYPVGKQDKSAPSTAGFSYEKWEINPSELTFMKELGSGQFGLVRLGKWRAQHRVAIKAIREGAMYEEDFIEEAKVMMKLSHPKLVQLYGVCSQQKPIYIVTEFMELGCLLNFLRQRRGSLSLGSLLSICLDVSEGMEHLEANGFIHRDLAARNCLVNDSLVVKVSDFGMARYVLDDQYTSSSGAKFPVKWSPPEVFNFCKYSSKSDIWSYGVLMWEVFTEGRMPFEQSQNHEVVTLVTKGHRLYRPKMATPTIYDIMQLCWHERPEERPSFSQLCLMISDTLESDTPPPV; encoded by the exons ATGAGTGCCGAGCTGCTACTGGAGGAGACGCTCATCAAGCGTTcgcagcagaagaagaggacGTCGCCGCTGAACTACAAGGAGAGACTGTTTGTCCTCACCAAGAGCCAGCTGACGTACTACGATGGCAAAGCAGAG aagaggttcaggagAGGCTCCATCGAGCTGAGCCGCATCAGATGTGCCGAGATCGTCAAGAATGGGGGAGGAATCATCCCCTGCCAGAACAAATACCCTTTTCAG gtGGTGTATGACACCAGCACTCTCTACATATTCGCTCCAAGTCACGACAGCAGAAGTCTCTGGGTGCAGAGCCTCAAAGAAG AGATCAAAGACAACGCTGTCATCGTGACCAAGTTTCACCCCCAGTTCTGGCAGGAAGGGGCGTGGCTCTGCTGTCGCCAGGCGGAAAAACAGGCTCTGGGCTGCGAGGAGTACAACCTGTTTGGAGACA TTTCCAGAAAACCTTTACCCCCGATTCCTGGTGAGGAGCACAACAATGAGAGG CGGCggccccctcctcccctccctccaggtgacgatgatgacgatgatgaagatgaggaggaggtggtcgTGGCGCTGTACGACTTCCCGGGCACTGAGCCGCACGACCTGAGCCTGATCAAAGGAGACGAGTACGTCATCCTGGAAAAGTGTGACGTCAACTGGTACAAGGCGCGCAACAAATATGG TGAGGAAGGATACATTCCCAGTAACTATGTAACCGAGAAGAAATCAGGAAACCTGGTGCAgtttgt CTGGTACAGTAAACAAGTCAACAGGAACAaggcagaggagctgctgaggaAAGAG GACAAAGAAGGAGCCTTCATTGTCAGAGACTCCAGCACTGCAGGAACCTACACCGTCTCTCTCTACGCCAAGTCTGCTACAGG GGATGGAGGACCGGTGATTAAACATTACCACATCAAGGAGACGCAGGGCTCGCCTCCTCAGTTCTACCTGGCTGAGAAACACTTGTTCGGCTCCATCCCCGACCTCATCGAGTACCACAAACACAACGCAGCAG GACTTGTTGCCAGGTTGAGGTACCCTGTTGGCAAACAAGACAAATCTGCTCCGTCCACCGCCGGCTTCAGCTACG AAAAGTGGGAGATCAACCCCAGTGAGTTGACCTTCATGAAGGAGCTGGGCAGCGGTCAGTTTGGTCTGGTGAGGCTCGGCAAGTGGAGGGCTCAGCACAGAGTGGCCATCAAGGCCATCAGAGAGGGAGCCATGTACGAGGAGGACTTCATTGAGGAAGCCAAAGTCATGAT GAAACTGTCTCACCCTAAACTGGTGCAGCTTTACGGAGTGTGCAGTCAGCAGAAGCCCATTTATATCGTCACAGAGTTCATGGAGCTTGGCTGCCTGCTGAACTTCCTCAGGCAGCGGCGGGGCAGCCTCAGCCTGGGGTCCCTGCTGAGTATCTGCCTGGACGTCAGCGAGGGCATGGAGCACCTGGAGGCCAACGGCTTCATCCACAGAGATCTG GCTGCCAGAAACTGTCTGGTGAACGACTCTCTGGTGGTGAAGGTGTCTGACTTCGGCATGGCCAG ATACGTGTTAGACGACCAGTACACCAGCTCATCAGGAGCTAAATTTCCAGTGAAGTGGTCGCCTCCTGAAGTCTTTAACTTCTGCAAATACAGCAGCAAGTCGGACATCTGGTCCTACG GTGTGTTGATGTGGGAGGTTTTCACTGAGGGTCGCATGCCCTTTGAACAGAGTCAGAACCATGAGGTGGTTACCTTGGTAACCAAGGGTCACCGCCTCTACAGGCCCAAAATGGCCACGCCCACCATCTATGACATCATGCAGCTCTGTTGGCACGAG aGGCCGGAGGAGCGCCCGTCATTCTCTCAGCTCTGCCTGATGATCTCCGACACTCTGGAGAGTGACACCCCTCCCCCAGTCTGA
- the tec gene encoding tyrosine-protein kinase Tec isoform X1 translates to MSAELLLEETLIKRSQQKKRTSPLNYKERLFVLTKSQLTYYDGKAEKRFRRGSIELSRIRCAEIVKNGGGIIPCQNKYPFQVVYDTSTLYIFAPSHDSRSLWVQSLKEEIKDNAVIVTKFHPQFWQEGAWLCCRQAEKQALGCEEYNLFGDISRKPLPPIPGEEHNNERQRRPPPPLPPGDDDDDDEDEEEVVVALYDFPGTEPHDLSLIKGDEYVILEKCDVNWYKARNKYGEEGYIPSNYVTEKKSGNLVQFVWYSKQVNRNKAEELLRKEDKEGAFIVRDSSTAGTYTVSLYAKSATGDGGPVIKHYHIKETQGSPPQFYLAEKHLFGSIPDLIEYHKHNAAGLVARLRYPVGKQDKSAPSTAGFSYEKWEINPSELTFMKELGSGQFGLVRLGKWRAQHRVAIKAIREGAMYEEDFIEEAKVMMKLSHPKLVQLYGVCSQQKPIYIVTEFMELGCLLNFLRQRRGSLSLGSLLSICLDVSEGMEHLEANGFIHRDLAARNCLVNDSLVVKVSDFGMARYVLDDQYTSSSGAKFPVKWSPPEVFNFCKYSSKSDIWSYGVLMWEVFTEGRMPFEQSQNHEVVTLVTKGHRLYRPKMATPTIYDIMQLCWHERPEERPSFSQLCLMISDTLESDTPPPV, encoded by the exons ATGAGTGCCGAGCTGCTACTGGAGGAGACGCTCATCAAGCGTTcgcagcagaagaagaggacGTCGCCGCTGAACTACAAGGAGAGACTGTTTGTCCTCACCAAGAGCCAGCTGACGTACTACGATGGCAAAGCAGAG aagaggttcaggagAGGCTCCATCGAGCTGAGCCGCATCAGATGTGCCGAGATCGTCAAGAATGGGGGAGGAATCATCCCCTGCCAGAACAAATACCCTTTTCAG gtGGTGTATGACACCAGCACTCTCTACATATTCGCTCCAAGTCACGACAGCAGAAGTCTCTGGGTGCAGAGCCTCAAAGAAG AGATCAAAGACAACGCTGTCATCGTGACCAAGTTTCACCCCCAGTTCTGGCAGGAAGGGGCGTGGCTCTGCTGTCGCCAGGCGGAAAAACAGGCTCTGGGCTGCGAGGAGTACAACCTGTTTGGAGACA TTTCCAGAAAACCTTTACCCCCGATTCCTGGTGAGGAGCACAACAATGAGAGG CAGCGGCggccccctcctcccctccctccaggtgacgatgatgacgatgatgaagatgaggaggaggtggtcgTGGCGCTGTACGACTTCCCGGGCACTGAGCCGCACGACCTGAGCCTGATCAAAGGAGACGAGTACGTCATCCTGGAAAAGTGTGACGTCAACTGGTACAAGGCGCGCAACAAATATGG TGAGGAAGGATACATTCCCAGTAACTATGTAACCGAGAAGAAATCAGGAAACCTGGTGCAgtttgt CTGGTACAGTAAACAAGTCAACAGGAACAaggcagaggagctgctgaggaAAGAG GACAAAGAAGGAGCCTTCATTGTCAGAGACTCCAGCACTGCAGGAACCTACACCGTCTCTCTCTACGCCAAGTCTGCTACAGG GGATGGAGGACCGGTGATTAAACATTACCACATCAAGGAGACGCAGGGCTCGCCTCCTCAGTTCTACCTGGCTGAGAAACACTTGTTCGGCTCCATCCCCGACCTCATCGAGTACCACAAACACAACGCAGCAG GACTTGTTGCCAGGTTGAGGTACCCTGTTGGCAAACAAGACAAATCTGCTCCGTCCACCGCCGGCTTCAGCTACG AAAAGTGGGAGATCAACCCCAGTGAGTTGACCTTCATGAAGGAGCTGGGCAGCGGTCAGTTTGGTCTGGTGAGGCTCGGCAAGTGGAGGGCTCAGCACAGAGTGGCCATCAAGGCCATCAGAGAGGGAGCCATGTACGAGGAGGACTTCATTGAGGAAGCCAAAGTCATGAT GAAACTGTCTCACCCTAAACTGGTGCAGCTTTACGGAGTGTGCAGTCAGCAGAAGCCCATTTATATCGTCACAGAGTTCATGGAGCTTGGCTGCCTGCTGAACTTCCTCAGGCAGCGGCGGGGCAGCCTCAGCCTGGGGTCCCTGCTGAGTATCTGCCTGGACGTCAGCGAGGGCATGGAGCACCTGGAGGCCAACGGCTTCATCCACAGAGATCTG GCTGCCAGAAACTGTCTGGTGAACGACTCTCTGGTGGTGAAGGTGTCTGACTTCGGCATGGCCAG ATACGTGTTAGACGACCAGTACACCAGCTCATCAGGAGCTAAATTTCCAGTGAAGTGGTCGCCTCCTGAAGTCTTTAACTTCTGCAAATACAGCAGCAAGTCGGACATCTGGTCCTACG GTGTGTTGATGTGGGAGGTTTTCACTGAGGGTCGCATGCCCTTTGAACAGAGTCAGAACCATGAGGTGGTTACCTTGGTAACCAAGGGTCACCGCCTCTACAGGCCCAAAATGGCCACGCCCACCATCTATGACATCATGCAGCTCTGTTGGCACGAG aGGCCGGAGGAGCGCCCGTCATTCTCTCAGCTCTGCCTGATGATCTCCGACACTCTGGAGAGTGACACCCCTCCCCCAGTCTGA